Proteins encoded together in one Macadamia integrifolia cultivar HAES 741 chromosome 8, SCU_Mint_v3, whole genome shotgun sequence window:
- the LOC122085534 gene encoding heavy metal-associated isoprenylated plant protein 4 isoform X1, translating into MAKEEKGEEGEDEVCTAVYKVNLHCAQCAREIKKPIIRTQAGVHSVDIDNESGEITVKGKIDLHKIQYLIEKRSKKKVELVSPIPKIKEKVEKEENKEKKEDNEPIYSAMTMKVHLHCRNCEYDMERKLLKLKGVYSVNTDIKSQTVKVDGTIDPPTVIKFIHKNLHKHAEIISTKEEVKEQKKVKENESTKETKKQEKEKLKEVDIKFIEATGSKDKEEKNVEVKVQEEYVPYVIHCNYAPQLFSDENPNACTIM; encoded by the exons ATGGccaaggaagagaagggagaagagggGGAAGATGAAGTATGTACTGCTGTATACAAAGTAAATCTGCATTGTGCTCAATGTGCTCGAGAGATTAAAAAGCCAATTATAAGGACTCAAG CAGGAGTTCATAGTGTGGACATCGACAATGAGAGTGGCGAAATTACAGTGAAAGGTAAGATTGATCTGCATAAAATTCAATATCTCATAGAGAAAAGAAGCAAGAAGAAGGTTGAGCTGGTGTCTCCAATACCAAAGATCAAGGAGAAGGTAGAGAAGGAggagaacaaagaaaagaaagaagacaatGAA CCAATTTATAGCGCAATGACAATGAAGGTTCACCTGCACTGCAGAAATTGTGAATATGACATGGAAAGGAAGTTGCTAAAACTAAAAG GTGTTTACAGTGTTAATACCGACATAAAATCACAGACTGTGAAAGTGGATGGAACCATAGACCCTCCAACAGTAATCAAGTTTATCCATAAGAACCTTCACAAACATGCCGAGATCATCTCCACTAAAGAGGAAGTAAAGGAGCAAAAGAAAGTAAAGGAGAATGAATCAACCAAGGAGacaaaaaagcaagaaaaagaaaagttgaaaGAAGTTGATATTAAGTTCATTGAAGCAACCGGGAGCAAAGATAAGGAAGAAAAGAATGTGGAAGTGAAAGTTCAGGAGGAATATGTCCCTTATGTAATCCACTGCAATTATGCCCCTCAGCTGTTTAGTGATGAAAACCCAAATGCATGTACTATAATGTAG
- the LOC122085534 gene encoding heavy metal-associated isoprenylated plant protein 4 isoform X2, which produces MAKEEKGEEGEDEVCTAVYKVNLHCAQCAREIKKPIIRTQGVHSVDIDNESGEITVKGKIDLHKIQYLIEKRSKKKVELVSPIPKIKEKVEKEENKEKKEDNEPIYSAMTMKVHLHCRNCEYDMERKLLKLKGVYSVNTDIKSQTVKVDGTIDPPTVIKFIHKNLHKHAEIISTKEEVKEQKKVKENESTKETKKQEKEKLKEVDIKFIEATGSKDKEEKNVEVKVQEEYVPYVIHCNYAPQLFSDENPNACTIM; this is translated from the exons ATGGccaaggaagagaagggagaagagggGGAAGATGAAGTATGTACTGCTGTATACAAAGTAAATCTGCATTGTGCTCAATGTGCTCGAGAGATTAAAAAGCCAATTATAAGGACTCAAG GAGTTCATAGTGTGGACATCGACAATGAGAGTGGCGAAATTACAGTGAAAGGTAAGATTGATCTGCATAAAATTCAATATCTCATAGAGAAAAGAAGCAAGAAGAAGGTTGAGCTGGTGTCTCCAATACCAAAGATCAAGGAGAAGGTAGAGAAGGAggagaacaaagaaaagaaagaagacaatGAA CCAATTTATAGCGCAATGACAATGAAGGTTCACCTGCACTGCAGAAATTGTGAATATGACATGGAAAGGAAGTTGCTAAAACTAAAAG GTGTTTACAGTGTTAATACCGACATAAAATCACAGACTGTGAAAGTGGATGGAACCATAGACCCTCCAACAGTAATCAAGTTTATCCATAAGAACCTTCACAAACATGCCGAGATCATCTCCACTAAAGAGGAAGTAAAGGAGCAAAAGAAAGTAAAGGAGAATGAATCAACCAAGGAGacaaaaaagcaagaaaaagaaaagttgaaaGAAGTTGATATTAAGTTCATTGAAGCAACCGGGAGCAAAGATAAGGAAGAAAAGAATGTGGAAGTGAAAGTTCAGGAGGAATATGTCCCTTATGTAATCCACTGCAATTATGCCCCTCAGCTGTTTAGTGATGAAAACCCAAATGCATGTACTATAATGTAG